A single window of Candidatus Stygibacter australis DNA harbors:
- a CDS encoding ABC transporter ATP-binding protein: MKIFWRVFPILKKNALPILLGLFLLMVVDIVQLYIPKVLQIAIDKLSDPGFVRANLVKYALIIAGLSFLMALLRRLWRLALIGSSLRLSRDLRQMYYDHLLKLSQNFYNRSHTGDLMAYAINDLNAVRMLFGFGFVILVEICFFSVVTFIFMTDINLKLTLLAVTPLPILTLVITIFGQKIHHRFRHVQRIFANMSGRVQESISGIRVIKAFVQEEAERDKISEVSYDYVKNNIALVKLSAIFHPSFGFIIGISMGIVIIFGGINVIQGEITIGEFVAFSTYLGMFAWPVMAIGMAINLYQRGKASMLRLNSIFDIQPAIIDDERTDSSLKGVEGSLKLSNLKFKYSEESPEIFDDVNLELNQGETLAIVGRTGCGKTTLIDLITRVYNPQENSVFIGGHEIYKIPLDLLRKTIITVPQDIFLFSDTVANNIRLGKLDADDIEVERVAKLAQVHEEILGFEKGYETEVGERGVTLSGGQKQRIAIARAILSDAEILVFDDSLSAVDTQTEKQLLENLIKVRKGKTTIIIAHRISSLQHADKIIVLDEGKIVESGKHSELLQEGKLYYNLWEKQQLQEKLESRD, encoded by the coding sequence ATGAAGATATTCTGGCGCGTATTTCCCATTCTCAAGAAGAATGCCCTGCCAATTCTGCTGGGATTATTTCTTTTGATGGTGGTGGATATAGTTCAACTTTACATACCCAAGGTATTGCAGATAGCCATTGATAAATTATCTGACCCGGGTTTTGTACGCGCAAATCTGGTTAAATATGCCTTGATCATTGCCGGATTATCATTTTTGATGGCATTATTGCGTCGGTTGTGGCGCTTGGCTTTGATAGGTTCATCATTGCGATTGAGCCGTGATCTGCGTCAGATGTATTATGATCATCTACTGAAATTATCTCAGAATTTTTATAACCGGTCTCATACCGGAGATTTAATGGCTTATGCCATAAATGACCTGAATGCGGTGCGAATGCTGTTTGGTTTTGGATTTGTGATCCTTGTAGAGATATGTTTCTTTTCGGTGGTGACCTTTATCTTTATGACTGATATCAATCTAAAATTGACTCTTTTAGCTGTGACTCCGCTACCCATTCTTACATTGGTGATCACAATCTTTGGTCAGAAAATACATCATCGTTTCCGGCATGTGCAGCGGATATTTGCCAATATGAGCGGCAGGGTGCAGGAGAGTATTTCCGGGATACGTGTAATCAAAGCATTTGTGCAGGAAGAAGCGGAGCGTGACAAGATATCGGAAGTATCTTATGATTATGTAAAAAATAATATAGCACTGGTAAAATTATCAGCGATATTCCATCCATCCTTTGGATTCATAATTGGGATTTCAATGGGGATCGTAATAATATTTGGTGGGATAAACGTGATCCAGGGTGAGATCACGATTGGTGAATTTGTAGCATTTTCCACTTATCTGGGTATGTTTGCCTGGCCAGTAATGGCAATTGGCATGGCAATCAATCTATATCAGCGTGGCAAGGCTTCCATGTTGAGGCTAAATTCCATTTTTGATATTCAGCCTGCAATAATCGATGATGAAAGAACAGATAGCAGCTTGAAGGGAGTAGAAGGTAGTTTGAAACTCAGTAATCTGAAATTCAAATATTCTGAAGAGTCACCTGAAATTTTTGATGATGTTAATCTGGAATTGAACCAGGGAGAAACACTGGCGATTGTAGGCAGAACCGGTTGCGGGAAAACCACCTTAATAGATTTGATAACGAGAGTTTATAATCCTCAGGAAAATTCTGTGTTCATAGGTGGGCATGAGATTTATAAAATACCTTTGGATCTATTGCGTAAAACGATCATAACTGTTCCCCAGGATATATTTTTGTTTTCGGATACAGTAGCAAATAACATCCGCTTAGGGAAACTGGATGCAGATGATATTGAGGTGGAAAGAGTAGCGAAACTTGCCCAGGTGCATGAAGAGATTTTAGGTTTTGAAAAAGGTTATGAAACCGAAGTGGGTGAGAGAGGCGTAACGCTTTCCGGAGGTCAAAAGCAGCGGATAGCTATTGCCCGGGCAATCTTATCTGATGCTGAAATACTGGTTTTTGATGACTCACTTTCGGCAGTGGATACTCAGACAGAGAAGCAGCTTCTGGAAAACCTGATCAAAGTAAGAAAAGGGAAAACTACCATAATAATCGCTCATCGAATCTCTTCTTTACAGCATGCAGATAAGATCATCGTGCTGGATGAAGGAAAAATCGTGGAAAGCGGGAAACATAGCGAATTGCTGCAGGAAGGTAAATTGTATTACAATTTGTGGGAAAAGCAGCAATTACAAGAAAAACTGGAGTCCAGGGACTAA